The Cygnus olor isolate bCygOlo1 chromosome 10, bCygOlo1.pri.v2, whole genome shotgun sequence genomic interval ACagctcagacttttttttcctacaggcTTCCAAATTTTCAGCCTGAGTTTGATATTCAGGTGCCGGGTCCTGCAGTTTGGccacaaccccatgcaatgctacaggcgTAGGGCAGAGTGGCTTGAAatctgtgcagaagaaaaggacctggggttgctgattgatgctcgcctgaacatgagccagcagtgtgcccaggcaGCCAAGGCCAACAGCAGCTTGGCTTACATCAGGagtagtgcagccagcaggaacagggaggtgattgtccccctgtactctgctctggtgaggcctgCTCATACATGAAgtgttgttttcagttttgggcccctcacttcaaggacatcaaggcccaCACTGGCGAAGGCTGAAATACTGCCAGCACATCGGTAAACTACTCCCGGTTGTGTTTGAAATGTGCTGTACCTCCAACAACTTGTGTGCCTTTGACAACTTTGAAGTGGAAGAAGTATTTTATCGACATCAGCTGAGATGTAGCAAGCCCCCCATGAGAACACAAACCATTCACATAAACCATAGACAGATAAACAATAGTCTGGAAGAAGGACTACATACTCAATGTACGTACAGTCTGATGCTAGAGGATGGAAATTTAACGTAAGATAGAACAAAAGAGAAGTCCAAACTGAACTTTTTACACCTCCACATACCcctttttaatgttattttgcaCTGTGTACAtgaaaccaaaaataaacaaaaggaactTTAGCCAaactccccttcctcctccagctttATTGAtagtttaaaattacattttctatgTTCTAGGACTTCAATTGCTTTTACCATCTTACTTTAAAAACTGATTACAAGCAAATGAAACTCAGTTGTCTAAGTGATATAGTatacaaaaataacatcttgatttctgtgaaaatgcatttatttgcaaCTCCTGAATAGCTCCAAATTGTATATGCTATGAGCACTGATGTCTGGGTTTCAGATTTACTTTGAAGTATTTATTCAAAAGCTTCCCATTACGTTCTGTATCTCCAACATGAACATTCATTGACtgaattactgttattttaagtttattcctgatttctctctctctctctcatggCCATTAACAGGCATGTGCATCTTGTTTATTTACTCCCACTCAGCTATATGCTCTAGGTAGGGCCTGATACAGATATTACTTGGTGTTAACAGCTACTGAGGTCAGACAATCCAAGGCCattgtaataaaattaaagttatGAGGAAGTTTAAGACACTTCCagaatttctttcctcctgcatAGAATCGCTTCCATGTAACCCAGAGAGGGTTTGCTGGTCTGACTCAACTCTTCCCACTCATCAATCCCTATTCACCAGTGGCACGGAAAGGGGGTTCTTTAACAAAGCATTATACATAACACCTCTACCAAActaaacataaacatttttgtagTTAAATGCAGAAAGTTGATTTTTCcacccctttcctccttttacACGGCAAGTAAAGCTCACTGGCCTGGGAGTAGCCTCTATCTGCCAACCTTTGGCCAGTGAAGAggattcagagaaaaataatacaaccATCAATCAGAAAAAGGAGGGGcgacaaaggaaaataattaggCTGTAGCTTCAATTGTGCATTCCCGTGCAAGGTGCCCTGACTCGCCGCAGCGATAGCAGTTGACTTCACTGGTCTTGCTGCAGTTGATGGCTACATGGCCAGTTTCACCacacctgcaggaaaaaaaaagaattaaaatattaagatttGATTCCAAACCACCCAGAGAAGTTACTGTTCTGCCAACCATGCTGGCTACTTTGATTTCATGCAAGACTTGTTCTGTACTCAAGACTTCTGCTTCAGTGTTCTCATGTTCTTCCACGAGGCATGAACCAAGAACCATTCCTCAACTGATCAACTTACACTGATCACTGTGTATGCCAAAACCACAGCGCACCAAAcacattttacttatttttgtcaGGTTTTCCCTGTTCTGATGCTTCTCCTGTTTAGCCTTGTTTGAAGCATAACTGGCTTTAACTCAGATACACcatgttttcccttcctccacaGAAGGAAGTCTTGGTGGCAGTGAAAGATACTGCACTCATGAGCATGCTGTAGCTGGTACAGGCGCAAGCAGCATTTTGAAGCCAGCTTTTCAGCCGCTTCTCAACTTTGAGTATCAGTAGATGCTCTTACCTATAGCATTTCACTTTGGTGCAGTCTTTTTGAATGTGTCCAAACTCTCCGCAAGAATAGCACTTCTGCTCATCTGCATGGTCACAGTCACGAGCGAGATGGCCAGGTTTGCCACAGTTGTAGCAGCactgctctctctccctcttcgGCTCCTTGCAGTCCTTCGCAATGTGGCCACCTCTACCGCAGTTATAGCAGGCTTCCACAATAAGAAAAACATACCAAACAAGACTATAAAACCTTGGTAGAGTGAAGTGTAGCATGCTTCTAATGAAGGACATTTACTGTTTCCAGTGAATTATGCGATCAGTGTACAATAGCCTTCTCTTCAACCACAGATCTCTGTCCATGTAATTGAAGAGATAGAATATTTAGTGATACTTACCATCCTCCTGAAGATCACAGTCCTTGGCAAGATGGCCAGACTCACCACAGCGGTAACAGATGTCCGGCAGAGATGAAGACATAAACTGGAAGCCTGCTTGAAATGggtaacaggagaaaaaaggctTAAGAATACTCTTAACTTAATCCCTAAGAGTTAATCAAGGACACTGGCAGCTGAACTGACAAATCAGGTTTAGTCTCAGAAGCCCTTGCATAATTCTTATGCAGACTTAAGAACCAGGTAAGTTTATCACCAATTTACGTCCCAGCCTCTGATCAGCTGAAGTCAGTGTTTTACACAGCACTGAGAACAGACAGCTAGAGACATCTTACTGTACATATAAACAGAAAACCATAGCAATCACTTACCTCTGCCACGGCTTCTCATCCCACGGCCACGGCCAATCCCAGTTGGGCACTCCCGAGCCCAGTGGCCAGTACGCCCACACTTGAAGCACTCGTTGCTGCTCATGGTTGCAGATCACCTgcctgagggggaaaaaaaaggagatacaTTTTTAGAACACTTTCCCTCCCCAAGCTAAGGGCTCAAGAGACATACCCATCACCTTAACACCCTTACTGTCACGCTCTCCTTCAGTAATACCTTTTTCCTCATCACTCAGTTAAACTCGAAAGCCAGTTACTTATCTCCGTTTCTTTCTGTTGGGAGTACAGACTGGCATCTACTTTTCTTCACTAAGCTGCATTTCTTCACTAACCAAACTACATTCTAAAAGCTCCTTGTAAGGGTAGAGCTATATTACAGCTAAGGCCTTAAAGAGTGAGTTAGCTTAGTATCTGAAGTCTTTAGTTCTTTTATGACATAAAGAGCAGTTATTTGACCTAAAGAATAGTCATTTCTCAGAGTTCACTTCAATATATTAACTTACATTTCAGGATACATACTTCACTCCTCAGtttacagggaagaaaatgctcAAGACATTTGGCTTCCCTAAAAGACATCAGACACTTGCCAGATATCTAGAAGGCTAACTTGGAAAACATTCTTAGAATGCTAGGGAAACATCGGATAGGCATGCCTGTCCATGACAGCACAAACCACTTTTGCCCATATTGGGGAATGGAGGAAGGCGTTTCATTGATCAGGAAAGTCAGTCTGCCACAGACCACTGAAGCAGTGGTGAGGATGGCGTACGTTAAAGAGACTGCAGTCACAGTACCTTAGCTTGCCTAAGGTACAAAGCAATTAGGCATGACTTCTGGAACTATACACAACAGaacaagttaaatatttaaattggaTATTGTTAAAGTGTGCCTGAAGACAAGTTTAAAATGTACTGGTTTATAAATACGCACATTAAGCTGAATACTTCATATGCTCTCTCCCAATTCATTACGCTTAACTCAATGGAAGTAGAATCATTAGCTGTATGTTTTGTTAGCGTACCTGATCCCCAAGCTATTCTTCCTATAACCCTACAACTTAGTGGTAtagaatgctttttttaaaaaaaacttttaaagaaagttgCATACCAAAATAGTAAAGACTATTTTGTATGTTCCCATTGGGACACTTTCaactaaaaatatgaaacaatgGTAACAACCAGAACTGCTAGCCTATTCAAACAGAACATCTGTCAAACATCTCAAATTACCAAGAACATGAATGAGTAGCATCTTGAAGAAAGTcacaaaaaaagcagtaagaacaCCAAGACCTCGAGAAGAACCAGACTTAGCATCCTGACAAGAGATCAAGAACTTAAGAACTTAAATGGATATAGTATgtttaaacatgtatttttttaatttactccATGCAGAacattattttggctttttgaTCACTTTTCCCTCAAAATTCCTCTCTCTCCAGCTGCCTTCTGCATAGTGACCATCCATCCTTCCCACCACAATAAAAGCAGGAAAGTTTAAAATACATGAGATGTGAAGCTTAATACGCTACTTCTGTAATCCCACATCTACATTCCAACTGGATCAGATAATATTtgctcttaaaatgaaattctgcaaTGAAAGGATGCAAACAGATCTTCAACAGATGTTAagaataaaacagttttttttttttaaatgagcactTGATTTTATATATAACTCAGCCTTTTCACATGCTAGCAGGTATTTACTGCTTCATCTGTGTTCAAAGTCTCTAACTTATTAGGACACCCAAGGGTGAAGAGCTGTCTGCTAcagtggcagcagctggcatCCGTGTGCTCTTGTTTAGGCCTGTTTTCATAGCAACCATGTTGacacagcagaagaggaaaaacactggCAAAGCTGACTGCAGGAGCCGGTCTTGACACAATAGTTGatgctgcttttaatttccaCGAGACAAGATGGGGTCTCCGATTTATAGAGAGGCATAGTCCCCACTCAACCTGCAACTCTTACAAGTCAAGACATTAAGATGTTATTTACGAGGCCTTGCATTACTGTCCCAAAAGAGCGGAACAGTACACCAACAGTTCCAGCTGCACTGGAATACATCTCTACAGATGTAAGTAACAACTACAGAGTGGCACTCGAACCACGCGCTAGGTATTACAGCATGATGTGACAGGATTAACTATCACCGGCAGTTACCTGTGTGCCTAACGTAACCACCCAGGTTAACGTACAGTAAGAGACAAATGTTTTACAGGTGAACTAAACCTCCTTTAGAAATGCACTGGAGAAGCTTTTAGGCTGAGATATACCATCCACCTACATCTGTCTGCCAGTCACTACCTGCACAAGGGACAGAGAGCACAACACTCACTGCCCCAGAGGAatttgaaaacaagttttacATCTGACCGCAAGTTGTCTCCTATTTAAAGCCACTCCTTCAAGGAACAAAAAACTCAGTTTCTCTTCCTCTAGTTTTTATCAAATTGGCCAAGTAGGATTATGCAAACTGAGTAAGAAATCCAGAGGACAATAAGCAACAGTTTCCGCACAACTTGAACAGAAGATTCACTTTGCAACCTTTATCTCCAGAGGCCCACTTTTTCCCTGCGCACAGACCTTTGAAGGCTACAGCTGCCATAAACATACGATCACAAAGCACAGCACTCATCTTCAGATACTTTAGGCATATGAAAGTACCAAACAGTTTGTCTGCACTTCTATTCACCggtattttcatgtttaatatCTGTGTTTTGTGTAGAAGATCTGAAACTGAACGCAAGTTCACCAGCCGGAGGTGGATTCGGCTGACACTAGTTTTATTTATCCCACATTCTATGGAACCTTATACAGGACAAAGTTCCTCAACAATGTAAACCgtttaaaaaaaggtaagaatttagttttcagattaagccaacatttttaatgaacaatATCCAGAAGACGTTGGTTCCATACAACAAGTCCTTAAATGGACACCCTCCAAGCAGTTTGGACACCATTTTTCAGTtagttacaagaaaaaaatgagtagaGTTTAAAAACTACTCAAGTTCAAGTTCTCCTCTGTTAGTCACTACTTCTTCACACTGGCATCACAGGCAAGTTCTCAACAGTTCCTTTTATCTATCAAGGCCACCTTAAACAGGCCTTCTGCGATAAGGCTGCTTGTTGAGGTTGTTTTCTCTCAGTCACATCTATCAATGATTTCCATAGCTCAAATGTATTACACAAACTGACTCCTCCCCTGCTTACATTCCAGAATTGTTCTGCAAGACAGACCAGATGAGGCAGTGGCTCAACATAAGATTCCAAAACTCTGAGAGAAACACAAATCTAGCTGCCTCAAATCACACCTTTCTGCGAAGGAGCGAAGGTAGACATTCACCAGAACTCCTTGTACAGGCCTCCCTAACCGGAGTTtgaagctgaaataaatcaCTTTGCAACTATTTACTAAATCATGTCTTCACACACATTCAGAAATATCCCAGTCTGTTTTAGTAGCCGATCCAGACCAGGCAATGGAAAGAACTACCACTAATCTCCACTGTAATgctattttattgcttttgctttagGTGCCATctaaaaaaagaagtctgctCTAACAGACAAAAGCAGAACTAACTTGGGCTCCTCACAGGAGGAACCTAAACTATCCTCCAGAGTTTTAAAGAGAAGTCAAACAAGTTCTTGGCAATTCACCAGTGCACAACACTCACTCCAGTTATCTGAAAGAAATCTGACTGCAACCTACAAAAGTAGGTAACATGTTGAAGCTAGATTTACTCTGAACAACCCTGATCAATGCAACAGGTAGCAGAAGTTTCATCACAGGCAGCAGTTAAGTATTTTTGCCACCTGTGCTGGTCCCCGCTACGACAATGGAGTTTTCCTATATAGGAAACTGCTAGGTACAAAGGAACAGAACCACAAAACTGATGTCTCCCACGCTAAACACATTCTCTTTTGTCTCATTTAGGGAACCatcatgaattttattttagatacaTTTACTAAAAAACTGCCAGTTAATATCTTTACTTTACATGCACTTACGGTCACATTTTACAACCAGGAAGTCATGGACACCTATGATCACAATACTGAACAGGAGTTACTACCTCCTAGAGACAAGTGAATGAGCAGTCCTTTCCGTACAAGCAGTGGTTTATGTAAGGGACAGACTAAACCAGAAAGGAACATACAGGTAGCAGAACAACTTTTGGAGCAACAGAAAATAGTTGCAAGGACATTACTTAGACACCTCTAGATACAAGCAGTTCTTTAGAATTCAACAGCTTACTAACAGTTCAAGTCCAATGTAACAGTGgcaattatatttattatactCACCGAATGCTTCCTTTGATCTACAAGTATCACATCCATTTGATATTAATAGAACTTCACTCCTTCAAAAGAAGGGACTAAAGAGAACCCACTGCTAAAACCAGCATGCTTATTTAAGAGCTCTTTAGCAAATCAGCTGTATCAAGGAGGCAAACACTGAGAAGTCAGCCATTTCTATCCGGGCTGTTGGTGACCAACAAACAATACCAAGCCCAAATGTGACAAGTCAGCCCACAGCCAGgctgaagacagcaaaaaacATACGCaacagcaggcagagctctgcttttccaagagattaagaaatggaaaggagTACTGTCAGAAGTGtcagcattttgtttcaaaggagCAATCAAAATattactcatttaaaaataaatgctaccAATAAAGGAGTTTATTTCCCAACAAGAATGTTTGAGGATTCCAGAACTCAAGACACACGTGACTGTGACTGCATACACAGAATTAGTGATGCTTCAGCCTCCAGCTTTTATTCTCACAAGGAAAACATACATAGTTAAGTATTTTGACCACCAGGTAACAATACTTCAATTCCAGAAGGAAGCAGTTTGAAACTTCAAGAAAACCTCCAGCAATAGAGAGCTGAGCCCTCAACTCCAGATCCCCTCAATACATTCCACAGGCAAACTTGACTGCCTGATTCAAGAATTCTGAATATTAACTAAAATTCAAGAACTTGGACCCCTTCTGAGAGGTCATTAGCCAGGTCAAAAAGACATTAAGACTGAGGTACCTGAATCAACCTGTAGTTCTTGGATAGCTTTGTTGACTACAAATTGAAGACAGAGCTACAGAAACACTTCTTTTGGTtaacttctgttctttctgcctACCCATACTCGCTAGCGTGCAGGCTATGACAAACTACAGACTATTTACCAAATTGGCACATTCCATTCTTCCCCTTTACATTCTTACTGCTATCTGGgcagttttaaagttttaatctTCAGCATGCAGTATCAGCAACGTGCAAACTTCACATAAAAACCAGTCCAGACATTAACTAAGTcagttaaggaaaaagaaaaggtagatTAGCCCTGTAAGTGGCAAGGTTCTCCTGCAACCCTAGGAAATTCGTTTAACTCTTCCCACTTTGGATGGACACAGGATTGCTTCTCTAGGCCAGTCTGCactaaggaagaaaacatggatCAGGCAACCCTAAGGGTTCAGCCATGGGCTCTAATtaaccactgaaacagaaataaaacgcactattaaatttaataattCCTCGTGACGACTCTGCATGCTGAATGAGTAACAGCGGTTACTCGAGAACTACGCCTGACGAGCACTCAAATAAAACGCAGCTCCACTACTTCGCGAGGTGTAGCTGCCGCGGACTCTTTTTCCTATCCATTTATAGGCCCCGTTTGGGCGCGGGGCCGGCACGGGCCGTGCCGGGTGGGAGGCCAGCAGCCGCCGCAGCTCCTCGCCCCGAGCCGCCGCCGGGGCCCAGCACGTGGGCGGCCACGTGGTGCGCCCGGGCCCAGGCCCCGCCGATACCGCGCCGCCAGGTGCCCGCTCCCCCGGCCGGGGTCAGCTCGGAAGTTtaaggaaagaataaagaaagaagttggaaaagagagaggttttatttcagccgcttcccagcccccccccccccccggcccagcTCTCCCAGCGCCATGTCCCccgccacccccccaccccccccgcgGGGTGAGGTGGCCCCGCGGCCcgttcctccctccccttccctccctgttcCCCCactcccctccgctcccctcctctcctctcctctccctacCCGCCCAGCACCCCCCGACCCCCGGACGCCCTGCGGCCCGGCCGGGGCACGCCGCTGCCGGGAGAACCCCGGCCCAGAGGTGCGGCCTACTGCGCCCCGCGCCCAGCCcagcggcccggccccgctccccgagAGGCACAGACCCCTACCGGCCCCTACCGGTCCCTCCGcgtcccccggccccgccgcccgggcccggcccggccccactGGGCGCCGCTTTCCCGCGCTAGGCCCGAGTGCGCCAGCGCCGCCAGCGCCACCATCCCCTCGCCCTCCGCCGCCATCTCCCGCTCCCAGGGcctccccccccggcccggccgttACCCGCGGACTGCCGAGCGCGCTGCAGCGGCTGGCAGCGGACGGAGGGCGCCGAGGGTAGGCCGCGCTGCTCTGCCCGCCCGCTCCGCTCCCTTCTGCCTGCGCCACACGCGGCTTGCACACGGCCCCTCGcgctccccccgcccctccctACTACTCTGCGCACGGCCCGGCGGAGCCCACCTCTCCGCCAATGGGCGCGGCCCGCTTCTCCCGAACGGCCAATCGGCGTCGCGAACGCGGGCGCCCAATCGGCGCGGGCGGAAGGGGGGAGGGGCCCGCCTACCGTGACGCTCtcatggggggggggagggggacaggCGGCCCCTCGCGGGGCGCTGCGGCACAGCGGGGCCCGCCCCGCCTCGGACCCCCAGGGCCTCGCGCGCCTCAGCCCCTCAGCGCCTCCTCAGAGCCTCCTCAGAGCCTCCTCAGAGGTCCGCGGCCGCGGAGCTGCCCGTCTCTACCGCCTCCACCTCGGCCCTGCTCTTCTCGGCCCCTTGGGGCTTTTCCCTGCCCGCAAGGCCGGGGGTGCTCGCACCGGGCttccccgcgccccccggcggcctccccgccgctccccggaCGGTTTTGtccctgcctgggcagccccGAGCGCCGGGCGCGAGGCGGGAGGCGCCGCCCGGCGCAGGCGGCCATCTtggcggggctgcggggctggcgGCAGCGCGAGGAAATGGAGGACGCGGCGCCCAGTCACGCCGGGCTCGGGGTGGTGGCTTGTGCAGGGCGTCTGTAGCCTCCTCAGGGCACCGGTTAACAACCGCTGCGATACTTTAACGCAttacagcaacaacaacaacaaagtgtttttgttttgttttgttttgtttttgatgaaaCATCGAATCactaaactatttaaaatatctcaCAAAAATCTCGTAAGTGGTATTACTATTCAGTATTCACCTAAGGGGCTTTTTACACAACTCCTCTCCCTTTGCCCTAGGAACTAACTAAGAACTAAATATACCAGAACCACTTCTGAATGTTCTGGGGAGTATAACACTGGCAGTATCATAATTACTCCATCTATTTGTTCATCATAATTTCATTGAAAATTCCACAACTGTAAGCTTCTTGAAATGTTCTCCCCACCTATGTGTCCGCTGCAAGGGTGAGAAATCTCCCACTGTGCATTAGAACTTAAAGTGCGGGTGTGAGGCTGAACATGGAGACAAAACTTTGGACTGAC includes:
- the LOC121075510 gene encoding cellular nucleic acid-binding protein isoform X5, whose protein sequence is MSSNECFKCGRTGHWARECPTGIGRGRGMRSRGRGFQFMSSSLPDICYRCGESGHLAKDCDLQEDACYNCGRGGHIAKDCKEPKREREQCCYNCGKPGHLARDCDHADEQKCYSCGEFGHIQKDCTKVKCYRCGETGHVAINCSKTSEVNCYRCGESGHLARECTIEATA
- the LOC121075510 gene encoding cellular nucleic acid-binding protein isoform X2; its protein translation is MSSNECFKCGRTGHWARECPTGIGRGRGMRSRGRAGFQFMSSSLPDICYRCGESGHLAKDCDLQEDEACYNCGRGGHIAKDCKEPKREREQCCYNCGKPGHLARDCDHADEQKCYSCGEFGHIQKDCTKVKCYRCGETGHVAINCSKTSEVNCYRCGESGHLARECTIEATA
- the LOC121075510 gene encoding cellular nucleic acid-binding protein isoform X4 — encoded protein: MSSNECFKCGRTGHWARECPTGIGRGRGMRSRGRGFQFMSSSLPDICYRCGESGHLAKDCDLQEDEACYNCGRGGHIAKDCKEPKREREQCCYNCGKPGHLARDCDHADEQKCYSCGEFGHIQKDCTKVKCYRCGETGHVAINCSKTSEVNCYRCGESGHLARECTIEATA
- the LOC121075510 gene encoding cellular nucleic acid-binding protein isoform X3 produces the protein MSSNECFKCGRTGHWARECPTGIGRGRGMRSRGRAGFQFMSSSLPDICYRCGESGHLAKDCDLQEDACYNCGRGGHIAKDCKEPKREREQCCYNCGKPGHLARDCDHADEQKCYSCGEFGHIQKDCTKVKCYRCGETGHVAINCSKTSEVNCYRCGESGHLARECTIEATA